From the genome of Pseudomonas migulae:
ACCGAGGATGGGCAGATCTACAACGCTGTGCAGTTGATCGACGGCAATGGCGAGCGCCTGTGCAACTACCGCAAGACTCACTTGTACGGCGACCTCGATCACTCGATGTTCAGCGCCGGGCAGGATGATTTCCCGCTGGTGGAGCTCAATGGCTGGAAGCTCGGTTTCCTGATCTGCTACGACATGGAGTTTCCGGAAAACGCGCGGCGTCTGGCCCTGGCCGGCGCCGAGCTGATTCTGGTGCCGACAGCGAACATGATTCCTTACGACTTCGTCGCCGATGTCACCGTCCGCGCCCGCGCCTTCGAAAACCAGTGCTACGTGGCTTACGCCAATTACTGCGGCAGCGAAGGCGAAATCCAGTACTGCGGCCAAAGCAGCATCGCCGCACCGGATGGCAGCCGCATCGCCCAGGCCGGTCTCGATGAAGCGCTGATTGTTGGTGAGCTGGATCGTCAATTGATGGTCGATTCCCGCGCCGCCAATCGCTACTTGCTCGATCGCCGCCCGGAGCTTTACGGCGAGCTGAACAAGCGCTGATCACCCGTAATCCGCTAGCATTAGCGCTTCTCTGTTCTGGAAGTGCTCATGCCTGCGTTGAATCAACCTCGCCCCCACACTGAAACCCTGGCCAACGGCCTGCGGGTAACGCTGCGTCATGCCCCGAATTTGAAGCGTTGTGCGGCGGCGTTGCGGGTCGCTGCGGGCAGTCATGACGTGCCATTGGCATGGCCCGGCCTGGCGCACTTTCTTGAACACCTGTTGTTTCTCGGCACCGAGCGTTTTCCTGCGCAACAAGGGCTGATGGCCTACATGCAAGGTCACGGCGGGCAAGTGAATGCACGGACCAGCGAACGCACCACAGACTTCTTTTTCGAACTGCCGCCGCAGGCATTCAGCGGTGGGCTGGAGCGTCTGTCAGACATGCTCGCTCACCCGCGTATGAATCCGGACGATCAGCAGCGGGAACGGGAAGTGTTGCAGGCAGAGTTTGTGGCCTGGTCGCAAGACGCGACGGCGCAACAGCAGCTGGCGTTGTTCGATGGGCTTTCGCCGACTCATCCATTGCGCGGGTTTCATGCCGGCAACCGCGACAGCCTGCCGCTGGCACAACCGGACTTTCAGCAGGCGCTGAAGGAGTTCCATCAGCGGTTTTATCAGACCGGGCAGATGACGCTGAGCCTGGCCGGCCCGCAAAGTATCGAAGAGCTGAAGCAAATGGCGCTGAGTTTCGCCGCGGCGATTCCCGTCGGAGAAAACGCTCCCCAACAGGCGCCCGTGCCGCTGATGGAGTCTTCGGAAGCTAGTTATCAACAGGTGAGCGAGCGACGGCTTGATCTGCTGTTTGCCTTCGAATCACTGCCCGCTTCGTCGACCGCAGCATTGGCGTTTCTGTGCCATTGGATGAACGCCGCGAAACCCGGTGGGTTGTTGAGTGAATTGCGCGCACGCGGTTTGGCTGAGCATTTGAAAGCAGACACGCTGTATCAGTTTGCCGGACAAGCCGTGCTGCACATTGAGTTCACAACGGAGGAACCGGCGAGCGTCCTGCGCGAGCAGCTCCAGGATTGGCTGGGCTTTTTTGCTGCTCAGCAGAATTGGACCGCTCTGCGAGAAGAGTACGCGGCCCTGCTTCAGCGCCAGCATCAGGTCAGCAGTGCTTTGCAAATGGCCCGATTCGACAGCGAACAGCTTGAAACCGGCTTATCCGAGCAAGGCGTTGTAGCGCTCAAAGACATCCTGAAGGCAATCGGTGCTGTGGATAACTTCAGCGGAGAATGGCAACTGCCGGCACCGAATCCGTTCTTGCGCGCAGAGGCGCCGCCGCAAAACGCCGGACTGATTCGCGGGCAAACCAGCAAGCACCGCGGCCTGCGCACATTTGCCCAGGATCGTTCGCGCAGCCGTCGGGAAAACTCGCCGATGCAATTCAGCCAGGCCTTGCCGGATAACACCGCTGAAGGCGCAATTTATTTGCGCTGGCGGCTCGAGGCTGCACCTCATCCCCGCCTTCAACAGCGCCTGGAAAACAGCTTGCAGCCATTGCGCGAGGATGCGCGTCAGGCGGGCGTCGACTTTTCCTTCAGCGCATCGGGAAATGAATGGCTGTTGAAGGTGACGGGACTGCAGGAGTCGATGCCGACCGTTCTCGAACATGCGCTGAAAGAGCTGACAAAACCTGCTAACGGTTTCTCACAGGAAGCACCGAAAAGCACTGCGCTGATCCCGATAAAACAACTGCTCAAGGCGCTGCCCGATCATTGCCTTTTGCACGCCGGTGTCTCAGATGATTTGCAGCAGCTAGGGTCGAGTGCGCGCTGGGAAGGCCTGGCCACCGGCCTGTCGGCACAGACTCAAGCGGCGTTGGGTCTGGCCCTGAGCCGGGTGCCCGGCGTAGCGGACACCCAACCGTCCCCGCTGCCCTCGATCAACTCACAGCGCCTGTGGACAACACTCGACACCGAGTCCAGCGAACACGCGTTGTTGCTGTTCTGTCCGACGCCTACCCGGGACATCTCCGACGAAGCCGCCTGGCGCTTGCTGGCCCATGTCTGTCAGACGCCGTTCTACCAGCGCCTGCGGGTTGAGCTGCAACTGGGGTATGCGGTGTTCAGCGCGCTGCGTCAGATCCATGGGCAGACCGGAATCCTGTTTGGCGTGCAGTCTCCGGGCACTGCGCCCTTGCAGTTACTGGAACACATTGAGTGCTTCCTGAATGACCTGCCCGGAATGATCGAGGGGATCGACGAGGCGGCTTTCATTGCCCAGCGCCAAGCGTTGGCCAATCAATTCGACAACGCTTCGCTGCCCGCCACGCAGGCGGCCGAACTGCTCTGGCAAGGCAAGCTGGCCGGCCACTCGTCGGATTACCTGACGCAACTGACCTTGTCGATTCTGGCCATCGACCGCTCCGCCCTGATAGCCGCAGCCCATCGACTGAACAACGCCGAAGGTGGCTGGCGCTGCCTGGCCAGCAGTTCGGAACCAGAGGCGCCTTGGCAAGTGACAAAATGATCATTACCGCTGGTGCAATTAGCTTTTTCCGAGAATGCAGGCCTTTCACTCTGTAATTTTGAGTAACATAGCCACCTAACTATCTGAACATCTCCGACTGGAGGTGGACTATATGTATAGATCTCAACTGTCCCATCACCTGAAGGAGCGCTCCCATGTCCTGGTCCAAACCTGCTTACACCGACCTGCGTATCGGCTTTGAAGTCACCATGTACTTCGCAAGCCGCTAAGTTTGTCCTGCCGTTCAGCGCCTCGGTTTTGCCGAGGCGTTTTTATTTTCAGCGTTGAAATGATGGAGCGCCCATGTTTGTCCAGATTCTAGGTTCCGCCGCCGGCGGCGGTTTCCCCCAGTGGAATTGCAACTGCGTGAACTGCGCAGGTTTTCGCGACGGGAGCCTGAACGCCAAGGCGCGGACCCAGTCGTCCATCGCGATTTCCGATGACGGCGTGAACTGGGTGCTCTGCAACGCCTCGCCGGACATCCGTGCCCAACTCCAGAGTTACCCCCCGATGCAACCGGGCCGCGCCCTGCGCGATACCGGCATCAGCGCGATCATCCTGATGGACAGCCAGATCGACCACACCACCGGCCTGCTCAGCCTGCGCGAAGGTTGCCCGCACAATGTCTGGTGCACCGACATGGTCCATGAAGACCTGAGCACCGGTTTCCCGTTGTTCACCATGCTGACCCACTGGAACGGCGGCCTGAACTGGAACCGCATCGAACTCGACCAGAGCTTCACCATCCCCGCATGCCCGAGCCTGCGTTTCACCCCGTTGCCGCTGCGCAGCGCTGCGCCGCCGTACTCGCCGCACCGCTTCGACCCGCACCCGGGCGACAATATCGGACTGATCATTGAAGACCTGAACACCGGCGGCAAGCTGTTCTACGCGCCTGGCCTGGGCAAGGTCGACGCGCCGCTGCTGGACATCATGGCCGGCAGCGACTGCCTGCTGGTGGACGGCACGATGTGGGACGACGACGAAATGCAGCGCCGTGGCGTCGGCACCCGCACCGGCCGGGAAATGGGTCACCTGGCGCAAAACGGCCCCGGGGGCATGCTGGAAGTGCTGGAGCAACTGCCCAAACAGCGCAAAGTGCTCATCCACATCAACAACACCAACCCGATCCTCGATGAGGATTCGCCGGAGCGTGCCGAGCTGGTTCGGCGTGAGGTTGAAGTGGCGTATGACGGCATGAGTATTGTGTTGTAGCGAATGGCCCCATCGCGGGCAAGCCACGCTCTCACAGGGTTACGCGACCACTGTGGGAGCTGGCTTGCCAGCGATGACGTCGACCAGACACCACAGAATCCAATGGTTGTTCCCGGAGAACAGACATGACTGACACCCCACTGTCCCCCGCCGAATTCGAAGCGGCCCTGCGCGCCAAAGGCGCCTACTACCACATCCATCACCCGTACCACGTGGCGATGTATGAAGGCCGGGCGACCCGCGAGCAGATCCAGGGCTGGGTTGCCAACCGGTTTTACTATCAGGTGAACATTCCCCTGAAGGACGCCGCCATCCTGGCCAATTGCCCGGACCGCGAGATCCGCCGCGAGTGGATTCAACGTCTGCTGGACCATGACGGCGCCCCCGGTGAAGACGGCGGCATTGAAGCCTGGCTGCGTCTGGGCCAGGCCGTCGGCCTCGACCCGGATCAGCTGCGCTCCCAGGAACTGGTGCTGCCCGGCGTACGTTTCGCCGTGGACGCCTACGTCAACTTCGCCCGCCGGGCCAATTGGCAGGAAGCCGCCAGCAGCTCGCTGACCGAGCTGTTCGCGCCGCAGATCCACCAATCGCGCCTCGACAGCTGGCCGCAGCATTACCCGTGGATCGACCCGACCGGTTATGAATATTTCCGCACCCGACTGGGTCAGGCGCGGCGCGATGTGGAACACGGTCTGGCGATCACGTTGCAGCACTACACGACGCGGGAAGGCCAAGAGCGCATGCTGGAAATTCTCCAGTTCAAACTGGACATTCTTTGGAGCATGCTCGATGCCATGAGCATGGCCTATGAACTGAAACGCCCGCCGTATCACAGCGTGACCGAGCAACGGGTCTGGCACAAAGGAATCACCTTATGAGTTTCGATCGCAGCAAGACCCCGACCTGGCGCCCCGGCTACCGCTTTCAGTACGAACCGGCGCAGAAAGGCCATGTGCTGCTCTACCCGGAAGGCATGATCAAACTCAATGAAAGCGCTGCGCTGATCGGCGGTTTGATCGATGGCGAACGTGACGTAGCGGCGATCATCGCCGAACTGGACGCACAGTTCCCCGGCGTGCCGGAACTCGGTGATGACATCGAGCAATTCATGGAGGTCGCCCGTGCTCAGCACTGGATCGAACTTACCTGATTCCGTGTCAGGCAAGTTACCGCCCAAACCCGAAATCGGTCTGCCGCTGTGGCTGCTGGCCGAACTGACCTATCGCTGCCCGTTGCAATGCCCGTACTGCTCCAATCCATTGGACTTTGCCGAACAGGGCAAAGAGTTGAGCACCGAGCAGTGGATCAAGGTATTTCGCGAAGCGCGGGAAATGGGCGCGGCGCAATTGGGTTTTTCAGGCGGCGAACCGCTGGTGCGCCAGGACCTCGCCGAACTGATTGCCGAAGCGCGCAAGCTGGGTTTCTACACCAACCTGATCACCTCCGGCATCGGCCTCACCGAGCAGAAAATCAGCGACTTCAAGAAGGCCGGCCTGGACCATATCCAGATCAGCTTCCAGGCCAGCGACGAGCAGGTGAACAACTTGCTGGCCGGCTCGAAAAAGGCCTTCGCGCAGAAGCTGGAAATGGCGCGCGCAGTAAAGGCTCACGGCTATCCGATGGTGCTGAATTTCGTCACCCACCGGCACAACATCGACAAGATCGACCGGATCATCGAGCTGTGTATCGCCCTTGAGGCGGACTTCGTCGAGCTCGCCACCTGCCAGTTTTACGGTTGGGCGCAGCTCAATCGTGTCGGCCTGCTGCCAACCAAAGAGCAACTGGTCCGCGCCGAACGCATTACCAACGAATACCGCGCCAAACTCGAAGCCGAAGGGCATCCGTGCAAGCTGATTTTCGTCACGCCGGACTACTACGAAGAACGCCCGAAAGCCTGCATGAATGGCTGGGGCAGTATTTTTCTGACAGTGACTCCGGACGGAACCGCCCTGCCCTGTCACGGTGCCCGACAGATGCCGGTGCAATTTCCCAACGTACGCGACCACAGCATGCAACACATCTGGTACGACTCCTTCGGTTTCAACCGCTTTCGCGGCTACGACTGGATGCCCGAGCCGTGCCGCTCCTGCGACGAGAAAGAAAAGGACTTCGGCGGCTGTCGCTGCCAGGCGTTCATGCTCACGGGTGACGCGAGCAACGCCGACCCGGTGTGCAGCAAGTCGGAACATCACGGCGTGATTCTCAAGGCCCGCGAAGAAGCCGAGCACGCGACCCAGACCATCGAACAACTGGCCTTTCGCAATGAACGAAACTCACGACTCATCGCCAAAAGCTGAACCCTTCAGCGCGGCCAAGGCCGTCGCTGCCGGTATCGACTTTGCCGAATTGCAGGTTGGCCAGCATGGCCTGTTCTGGAACGAATACCGCCCCGAGGACGCCGCTTGCCGCATCTGGCATTGGCGGGACGGCCAGGCACATTGCCTGACGCCAGCGGGTTTCAGTGTGCGCAGTCGAGTGTACGAATATGGCGGAGGGGCGTTTTGCCTGACAGATGACGGGGTGGTTTTCGTCAATGAGGCGGATCAGCAGCTGTATCGCCAATCGCTGAAAGACCAAACGCCCGAGGTACTGACATCCGGCGAATGCCGCTATGGCGACCTGCAGTTTGCTCACGGGCAGGTGTTGGCGGTTGAAGAGCATCGAGACCGGCATCGTCTGGTGGCCATCGATCTGGCGGACGGCGCGCGTCATCTGCTGGCTGAAGGTGCGGACTTTTATGCCGCGCCGACGTTGAGCCCCGACGCTCAACGATTGGCCTGGATCGAATGGAGCCGCCCCGACCAGCCATGGACCGCGACGCGTCTGATGGTTGCAGACCGTCAGGACGACCGCCATTTCGCTCAAGCCCGTTGCGTGGTGGGCGATGGTGTTCAGGAGTCGCTGCAGCAGCCGCGATTCGATGACAGTGGTCGCCTGTATTGTCTGACGGATCGTGGCGGCTACTGGCAGCCGTGGGTGGAATCTTCAGAAGGGCTGGGCCCTTTACCCAGCGCCGCCGCAGACCATGGGCCAGCGCCCTGGCAGTTGGGCGGTTGCACCTGGCTGCCCCTCAGTGAGAGCACTTACCTGGCGAGTTGGACGGAAGACGGATTCGGCCGACTGGGACTTTGCGGTGAAACCCCAGAAGATTTCACCGTGGACTACAGCCGTTTCCGACATCTCGCACTGGATGAACAATTCATCTACTGCATCGCCGCCTCGCCGGTCAGTTCGTCCGCCGTGATCGCCATCGACCGAAAAACCCGAGCGGTCAGGGTATTGGCCGGTGGCGTGGCGCCGCTACCTGCCGAGCAAATCAGCGTTCCGCAAACCCTGCGCTACCCGAGCGGTGCAGGCGAGGCTCACGGTTTCTTCTACCCGGCGATGACTGGCGACACGAAGCCGCCGCTGGTGGTGTTCATCCACGGTGGCCCGACATCGGCGTGCTACCCGATGCTCGATCCGCGCATCCAGTACTGGGCGCAACGCGGTTTCGCCGTGGCCGACCTCAACTACCGGGGCAGCAGCGGTTATGGCCGGGCCTATCGCCAGGCGCTGCATTTGAGTTGGGGGGACGTGGATGTGGAGGATGCCTGCGCGGTGGTCACCCATCTCGCCGAGCGCGGGTTGATCGATGGCGACAAGGCGTTTATTCGCGGCGGCAGCGCCGGTGGGTACACAACGCTGTGCGCATTGGCGTTCAAGAAAGTCTTTCGCGCGGGCGCCAGCCTTTACGGAGTCAGCGATCCCGTGGCCCTGGGTCGGGCGACGCACAAGTTCGAAGGCGATTACCTGGATTGGCTGATCGGCGACCCTGTCACAGACGCCGAGCGCTACGCTGCACGAACACCCCTGCTGCATGCGAGCAACATCAGCGTGCCGGTGATTTTCTTTCAGGGCGAACTGGACGCCGTGGTTGTACCGCAGCAAACCCGCGACATGGTCGAGGCGCTGCAGAAAAACGGCATTCTGGTTGAAGCGCATTACTACGCGGATGAACGTCACGGCTTCCGCAAGGCTGGCAACCAGGCCCATGCGCTGGAGCAGGAGTGGTTGTTTTATCGGCGGGTGATGGCGCTCGCGGACTGATACCGTGGCGTCCCCTTCGCGGGCAAGCCTCGCTCCTACGGTTATAACGCTGCTCGTGTAGAAGTGAGGCTTGCCCGCGAAAGCGATCTGTCTGGCGCCGCGAATATCAGCGCTTGGCGATGATGTACACCGCGTGCACGATCCCCGGAATATAACCGCACAGCGTCAGCAGAATATTCAGCCAGAACGCGCCGGCAAAACCGACTTGCAGAAACACACCCAGTGGCGGCAACAGAATGGCGATGATGATACGAATGAAGTCCATGGGTCAGCTCCTGATGTGAAGTGGGCTCGTGTGAGCCACACAACCAATCGACCCGCGCTGTTCGTCAGGGTTCAGTGCAAATCTTCGCCGGATGCCGGTATCCAAATGAATTCGCAGACAAAAAAACACCCCACGTCAAAAGAATCAAACGTGGGGCGATGCGTTATACCGCGAGACGGTTCGGGAATTCGTGCAGGGCAGGTCTGATCAGACGGCAATGCCTTTTCGGCATTGCAGCTGTGCGGTGCGTACGCGGGAAAAGGCTCGGGCCAGGCGCAGGAGCATTTCGTCGATATTGGCCTTGCTGACGGTGAGTGCCGGGGTAAAACGCAGACAATCGGCTTGCGGGGCGTCGAGCAGCAGCCCTTCGTACATCGCGGATTTAACGACGGCGTCAGCCGAATCCTCGGACAGGGTAAGACCCCAGAGCAGCCCCTGCCCGCGTAATTCACCGTGTCCATAGCGATGAGCCAGACGGGCCAGGCCTTCGCGCAGGTGCTGGCCGTTTTCCCGGACATGCTCGAGAAATCCCTTGTCCTGCACGCTGTCGAGTACCGCAAGGCCGGCAGCGGTCATCAGCGCGTTGCCATGATGGGTGCCCGTCAGTTCGCCGATGTCGAAACAGCAAGCCTTGCCCCGCGCCAGCAACGCCGCCAGAGGCACGCCACCGCCCAGCCCCTTACCGAGGACGACGATATCTGCGCGCACGCCGTAGGATTGTTCCGCGAGCAATGTGCCTAGCCGACCGATACCGGTTTGCACTTCGTCGAAGATCAACAAAATCCCGAGTTCACGACACAGGCGTTCGACCCCCTTGAGGTAATGCTCGGCGGCGGGAATGACCCCGGCTTCGCTCTGGATCGGTTCGAGCATGATTGCCACCGTCCGGGCATCCACTGCTGCATGCAATGCAGCGAGATCGTTGAACGGCACGTGGCTGAAGCCGGGCAGTTGCGGTTCGAAGCGATTGACCAGACTGGAACTGTCCGACGCCGGAATCGTCCCGAGACTACGGCCATGACAACCTTTGCTGGCCACGATGATCCGCGAAGCACCGCCGCGATGCCGCTGACCCCACTTGCGCGCCAGTTTGATCGCCGCCTCACAGGCTTCGCTGCCACTGTTGAGCAGGTACGCCTGATCACTGCCGGTGCTGACACAGAGCCGCTCGGTAAGGTTGAGCATGCCGCGGTTGTGCAGGCCGAAACCGGGGTTGATCAGCGATTGAGCCTGCGCCGTAATGGCATTGACCAATACAGAAGGGCTATGCCCGAGGCTATTGGCTCCGCCACCTTGGGAAAAATCCAGATAGGCACGGTCGTCGCTGTCCCACAACCAGGAGCCCTGGCCGCGCACAAAAATCTGTTTCGGCCGCTCGACACTGGGCATCAGGTGCTCGCTGGAAAGGTTGTCACTTCTGGCCGGCAGAAAACTGTCCGCGTTCAGGTCATCAAGGCTGGGAGCGCTACGCCGTAAATTGAACAGGTTCATCCGAAAAAACCTCGCTTGAGGTTTTTTGCCATACCTATGTAAACAACCTCGGCGTAAACGGTATTCATCGCGCTCTATGGCCCTGTAAGCCTTGTGAATGCGGTTAGACTAGGCGCAGAGCGGGCCTCGAGCCATTTCGATTTTTCAGCATTTTCGATAAGTAAATCTTATGGATTTCAAACAACTGCGTTATTTCGTCGCGGTGTACGAGGAGGGCCATGTCGGCCGGGCCGCCGAGCGGCTGTCGATTTCTCAGCCAGCACTGTCCCAACAGATCCGCCACCTCGAACAAAACCTTGATGTCAGTCTGTTCGAACGCAGCAGTAAACGCCTGCTGCCTACCCTGGCCGCTCACACGTTGTACAACCATGCCCTGCCCTTGCTGGATGGTTTGCAACGGGCACGTGAAGCGCTGGGCAACTTCAAGGGGCAAGCGCTGCGCACGCTGGCCATTGGTGTGTTGCAAACCGTCCACACCAGTCTCGTGCCGCAAATGCTCGAACGCGTGCGAAAGGCTCAGCCGCACCTGGTGGTGCAGATCTATGAACTGACCGGATTGGAGATCGAGCGGCGGCTGCTCAATGGCGCTCTGGACATCGGCATCAGTTACCTGCCGCCCCGACAGCCGGGGCTGCACGGCGTGATGCTGTACGAAGATGAACTGACGCTCGTCATCCCGGCGGATCACCCGCTGCGCGAATTCAAGAAAGTCTCCATGAGCCAGGCCGCGGAGTTGCCGATGTTGCTGCTGGGCGAAGAGTTTCAGGTACGGCAGATCTGGCAGACGCAACTGGCCAATCTGGGCC
Proteins encoded in this window:
- the pqqE gene encoding pyrroloquinoline quinone biosynthesis protein PqqE yields the protein MLSTGSNLPDSVSGKLPPKPEIGLPLWLLAELTYRCPLQCPYCSNPLDFAEQGKELSTEQWIKVFREAREMGAAQLGFSGGEPLVRQDLAELIAEARKLGFYTNLITSGIGLTEQKISDFKKAGLDHIQISFQASDEQVNNLLAGSKKAFAQKLEMARAVKAHGYPMVLNFVTHRHNIDKIDRIIELCIALEADFVELATCQFYGWAQLNRVGLLPTKEQLVRAERITNEYRAKLEAEGHPCKLIFVTPDYYEERPKACMNGWGSIFLTVTPDGTALPCHGARQMPVQFPNVRDHSMQHIWYDSFGFNRFRGYDWMPEPCRSCDEKEKDFGGCRCQAFMLTGDASNADPVCSKSEHHGVILKAREEAEHATQTIEQLAFRNERNSRLIAKS
- the pqqB gene encoding pyrroloquinoline quinone biosynthesis protein PqqB, encoding MFVQILGSAAGGGFPQWNCNCVNCAGFRDGSLNAKARTQSSIAISDDGVNWVLCNASPDIRAQLQSYPPMQPGRALRDTGISAIILMDSQIDHTTGLLSLREGCPHNVWCTDMVHEDLSTGFPLFTMLTHWNGGLNWNRIELDQSFTIPACPSLRFTPLPLRSAAPPYSPHRFDPHPGDNIGLIIEDLNTGGKLFYAPGLGKVDAPLLDIMAGSDCLLVDGTMWDDDEMQRRGVGTRTGREMGHLAQNGPGGMLEVLEQLPKQRKVLIHINNTNPILDEDSPERAELVRREVEVAYDGMSIVL
- the pqqC gene encoding pyrroloquinoline-quinone synthase PqqC, translating into MTDTPLSPAEFEAALRAKGAYYHIHHPYHVAMYEGRATREQIQGWVANRFYYQVNIPLKDAAILANCPDREIRREWIQRLLDHDGAPGEDGGIEAWLRLGQAVGLDPDQLRSQELVLPGVRFAVDAYVNFARRANWQEAASSSLTELFAPQIHQSRLDSWPQHYPWIDPTGYEYFRTRLGQARRDVEHGLAITLQHYTTREGQERMLEILQFKLDILWSMLDAMSMAYELKRPPYHSVTEQRVWHKGITL
- the pqqA gene encoding pyrroloquinoline quinone precursor peptide PqqA is translated as MSWSKPAYTDLRIGFEVTMYFASR
- a CDS encoding LysR family transcriptional regulator, which translates into the protein MDFKQLRYFVAVYEEGHVGRAAERLSISQPALSQQIRHLEQNLDVSLFERSSKRLLPTLAAHTLYNHALPLLDGLQRAREALGNFKGQALRTLAIGVLQTVHTSLVPQMLERVRKAQPHLVVQIYELTGLEIERRLLNGALDIGISYLPPRQPGLHGVMLYEDELTLVIPADHPLREFKKVSMSQAAELPMLLLGEEFQVRQIWQTQLANLGRRPQVQAELNNMAGILDSLPHTRLVTVLPGRSQKALGNRELLWKPLTEPRVPLKVGLVCRDVQRQQASLALLRTLLEEVMNTPDERSATLAGLS
- a CDS encoding S9 family peptidase, whose product is MNETHDSSPKAEPFSAAKAVAAGIDFAELQVGQHGLFWNEYRPEDAACRIWHWRDGQAHCLTPAGFSVRSRVYEYGGGAFCLTDDGVVFVNEADQQLYRQSLKDQTPEVLTSGECRYGDLQFAHGQVLAVEEHRDRHRLVAIDLADGARHLLAEGADFYAAPTLSPDAQRLAWIEWSRPDQPWTATRLMVADRQDDRHFAQARCVVGDGVQESLQQPRFDDSGRLYCLTDRGGYWQPWVESSEGLGPLPSAAADHGPAPWQLGGCTWLPLSESTYLASWTEDGFGRLGLCGETPEDFTVDYSRFRHLALDEQFIYCIAASPVSSSAVIAIDRKTRAVRVLAGGVAPLPAEQISVPQTLRYPSGAGEAHGFFYPAMTGDTKPPLVVFIHGGPTSACYPMLDPRIQYWAQRGFAVADLNYRGSSGYGRAYRQALHLSWGDVDVEDACAVVTHLAERGLIDGDKAFIRGGSAGGYTTLCALAFKKVFRAGASLYGVSDPVALGRATHKFEGDYLDWLIGDPVTDAERYAARTPLLHASNISVPVIFFQGELDAVVVPQQTRDMVEALQKNGILVEAHYYADERHGFRKAGNQAHALEQEWLFYRRVMALAD
- a CDS encoding carbon-nitrogen hydrolase family protein, which produces MRVALYQCPPLPLDVAGNLQRLHQLAMEAKGADLLVLPEMFLTGYNIGVDAVSVLAEVHNGESAQQIARIAKTAGIAILYGYPERTEDGQIYNAVQLIDGNGERLCNYRKTHLYGDLDHSMFSAGQDDFPLVELNGWKLGFLICYDMEFPENARRLALAGAELILVPTANMIPYDFVADVTVRARAFENQCYVAYANYCGSEGEIQYCGQSSIAAPDGSRIAQAGLDEALIVGELDRQLMVDSRAANRYLLDRRPELYGELNKR
- a CDS encoding YqaE/Pmp3 family membrane protein, which translates into the protein MDFIRIIIAILLPPLGVFLQVGFAGAFWLNILLTLCGYIPGIVHAVYIIAKR
- the pqqD gene encoding pyrroloquinoline quinone biosynthesis peptide chaperone PqqD; this encodes MSFDRSKTPTWRPGYRFQYEPAQKGHVLLYPEGMIKLNESAALIGGLIDGERDVAAIIAELDAQFPGVPELGDDIEQFMEVARAQHWIELT
- the pqqF gene encoding pyrroloquinoline quinone biosynthesis protein PqqF, giving the protein MPALNQPRPHTETLANGLRVTLRHAPNLKRCAAALRVAAGSHDVPLAWPGLAHFLEHLLFLGTERFPAQQGLMAYMQGHGGQVNARTSERTTDFFFELPPQAFSGGLERLSDMLAHPRMNPDDQQREREVLQAEFVAWSQDATAQQQLALFDGLSPTHPLRGFHAGNRDSLPLAQPDFQQALKEFHQRFYQTGQMTLSLAGPQSIEELKQMALSFAAAIPVGENAPQQAPVPLMESSEASYQQVSERRLDLLFAFESLPASSTAALAFLCHWMNAAKPGGLLSELRARGLAEHLKADTLYQFAGQAVLHIEFTTEEPASVLREQLQDWLGFFAAQQNWTALREEYAALLQRQHQVSSALQMARFDSEQLETGLSEQGVVALKDILKAIGAVDNFSGEWQLPAPNPFLRAEAPPQNAGLIRGQTSKHRGLRTFAQDRSRSRRENSPMQFSQALPDNTAEGAIYLRWRLEAAPHPRLQQRLENSLQPLREDARQAGVDFSFSASGNEWLLKVTGLQESMPTVLEHALKELTKPANGFSQEAPKSTALIPIKQLLKALPDHCLLHAGVSDDLQQLGSSARWEGLATGLSAQTQAALGLALSRVPGVADTQPSPLPSINSQRLWTTLDTESSEHALLLFCPTPTRDISDEAAWRLLAHVCQTPFYQRLRVELQLGYAVFSALRQIHGQTGILFGVQSPGTAPLQLLEHIECFLNDLPGMIEGIDEAAFIAQRQALANQFDNASLPATQAAELLWQGKLAGHSSDYLTQLTLSILAIDRSALIAAAHRLNNAEGGWRCLASSSEPEAPWQVTK
- a CDS encoding aspartate aminotransferase family protein; translation: MNLFNLRRSAPSLDDLNADSFLPARSDNLSSEHLMPSVERPKQIFVRGQGSWLWDSDDRAYLDFSQGGGANSLGHSPSVLVNAITAQAQSLINPGFGLHNRGMLNLTERLCVSTGSDQAYLLNSGSEACEAAIKLARKWGQRHRGGASRIIVASKGCHGRSLGTIPASDSSSLVNRFEPQLPGFSHVPFNDLAALHAAVDARTVAIMLEPIQSEAGVIPAAEHYLKGVERLCRELGILLIFDEVQTGIGRLGTLLAEQSYGVRADIVVLGKGLGGGVPLAALLARGKACCFDIGELTGTHHGNALMTAAGLAVLDSVQDKGFLEHVRENGQHLREGLARLAHRYGHGELRGQGLLWGLTLSEDSADAVVKSAMYEGLLLDAPQADCLRFTPALTVSKANIDEMLLRLARAFSRVRTAQLQCRKGIAV